GATATCGCGCTGCATGGTCAGCAGCTCTTTGCTGAGCCGGACATGAATGGATGAGAGATCTTCTACTTCCTGTCGGATACGCACATCATTCGCGATGGCTTCCGGCAGCTTCCGGGTCAGGATATCCCTGATAACACTCTTTTTCGTTTCTTCACTCAGCGCCAGTGCTCCCCCGCTTTTTTCTATCTTGTCGCTCGTCGCGTCCTGCAGTTCACTGATATGAGACAGCGCACGGAATTTTTCCGGGTTATCCAGCCAGTATTCGGTCCCCATATCAAAAGGGTTAGCCGCGACGGCGACAATATTTAGCGCATCATGTTCCAGGGAAGTGAGCGCGATCAGGTCGTCCAAACGCGCACGCACGTTCTGGCGCTTCACCTCTACGTTGGCGGCGTAATCGTCCTCATCCTCCACGTCCGCTACTTCATCGAAGCGGCTGAGAACGAACACCGTACGTTCAAGCAGGTTCAGGGTACGGAAGAGCCATTCAAGGTCGGCCTTATGGCTCTCTTTTATCGGATTGGTGGAGTTCATGACATAGAGGATCAAATGCGCCTCACTGATGTACTTTTTGGTCATGTCCTTGTATTTTTCGACAGCCCGGGTGTCTTCGTTGAACTGTTCTTTGAAGCCAAACAACCCGGGCGTGTCAATCAGGACAAAGTCCGATCCCACGTCGTACACTTTGACTTCGTTGGAAGATTCCTGATGGCTGATATTCATGCTCGCTTTATCGAGACGCCCCATCCAGGCGGCAGCTATTGAGGTTTTCCCTTCGGAGAACCCTCCAATCAGCGCGATTTTTAATTTCCCGTTCGCGGCATTCTCTTTGGCCGCTTCAATTTTATTGATGAGCTGCACATCGACCGGGACGCCGACCTTCTCACCCTGCTCAAGAAAGGCGGTGAGTTCATCCAGAATGTGAACATTGCGGGACTGCTGCGCTTTAAAAACATCCAGCGTTTTTTCCATTACTTCGCTCCAGAAAAATCAATTCCAGTGGATAAAAGGCGTAATCCGGCCGCGGCCTGGATCAGGAGCTCATTGATGCCCGAAACCTGTTTCACAGGCTCCTCCAGCATGTCTTTAATCTCAGCGATTTTCTCTTGCAGCTCCGGGAAGGCTTTTTGAATGCCGTCGACAATGGCGTCGTTCATGTGGGCAGCCACGTTGCTGAGATTTTTGTCAGCGGACTGCTTCTGCTGAGACATTTTGTAACTGGAGCTGATCATGCTGCGCAGGGCTTTGTAGGCCGCAAATGCCAGATTCGCCAGCGCCGGGCCGAGGACAAGCCACCCGGCGGGGTTCCAGAAAAGTAGCGCGCCGCCCGCGAGTGTCGCCAGAAGTCCCGTGACGTTGATGCCGTTATCGATATCAATCGTGAGGGGAATATTACTGCTGAATCTGTGCGTCTGGAGGCGTGAAAAGGTATTGAGGATCCCGCGAGCGTGCTGCTGAAACTGCGCAACAATGTCACTGATCTCTGACTGAAAGCGCTCAAGTTCGGCTTTAAGTATCCCTGGAAGAGACTTTTCAAGCGAAGCGTGCTCTAGGCTAATCATGGCCTCCAGCTCACTTTTAAAGCGATCGTTACTGATATCACCGTCAATCACTTTATAGATACGCTCGCGCGCATGATTGCGGAAACGACTAACGCTCTCCTCCGCGCGGTCAATCAGACGCTGGCGCAGTGATTTCAGTGCGTGATCAAGCTGCTTGTGTGCGCTGTTTTTGTCCTCATTAAGCTGCCAGACAAGTTTTGCGTAGGTGTCTGACTGCAGCACGCTCACCTGTGCGGCAATGTCATCCAGCACAACGCGGGTTTTCTGTATGTTCGATCGGGCAATTTTTGACTTGCTGTCGGCGACAAGCTGTTGTGTCAGTACGCGCGCAAGCGCTGAAACGCCCGTTTTTTCGAGCAATTCTTCCGGGGTAAAGGCTTTCAGGAACTTATCGCGACTCTTCGCGTTGGGCCCACCGGGGACCAGGTGTTCGGCCAGACTGAGAAAAGCAGGCATGGCGCTGACAACCAGCGTTTG
This DNA window, taken from Mixta gaviniae, encodes the following:
- a CDS encoding LeoA/HP0731 family dynamin-like GTPase, coding for MEKTLDVFKAQQSRNVHILDELTAFLEQGEKVGVPVDVQLINKIEAAKENAANGKLKIALIGGFSEGKTSIAAAWMGRLDKASMNISHQESSNEVKVYDVGSDFVLIDTPGLFGFKEQFNEDTRAVEKYKDMTKKYISEAHLILYVMNSTNPIKESHKADLEWLFRTLNLLERTVFVLSRFDEVADVEDEDDYAANVEVKRQNVRARLDDLIALTSLEHDALNIVAVAANPFDMGTEYWLDNPEKFRALSHISELQDATSDKIEKSGGALALSEETKKSVIRDILTRKLPEAIANDVRIRQEVEDLSSIHVRLSKELLTMQRDIAEARISLNNFVLDYFKDLILRARGLSLETYMEFFESEIGEQGIIIDTRLDNEFARRVQSVNNAIQKMHLGYSAEINHYNGNMAAMGKQGLNYVVKSNLINSATVIAARDGVVSVGKMAGLELGKLLKFKPWGAIKFAKGLNGALVFAGVALELWDTYSQAKREAEFKKMIDSMISNFNQQRDGLISVLGGSEFARDYFTGFALMQDEMASLERAMQAIQEQQSLFARWRADAEAIDAEYTRVND